In Virgibacillus sp. NKC19-16, a single genomic region encodes these proteins:
- a CDS encoding cell division protein SepF has product MSFKNKIKNYFTMDDEYEYDYTADEADEAENKSNATQKNQNVVNLTSLHQPTSKVVLYEPRSYNEAQEIADNIVNRRAVVINLQRLDSTQAKRVVDFLSGTVYAVNGDIQKLGSETFLCTPDNVDVSGTISETYVEEDEFEKGW; this is encoded by the coding sequence ATGAGCTTTAAAAATAAAATTAAAAATTATTTCACGATGGATGATGAATATGAATACGATTATACAGCAGATGAAGCAGATGAGGCGGAAAATAAGTCAAATGCAACTCAGAAAAATCAAAATGTAGTCAATCTAACCAGCTTGCACCAGCCTACATCGAAGGTTGTACTTTATGAGCCAAGGTCATACAATGAAGCACAGGAAATAGCAGATAACATTGTAAATAGAAGAGCTGTTGTTATAAATCTACAGCGTTTGGATAGCACACAGGCAAAAAGAGTTGTTGATTTTCTTAGCGGTACCGTCTATGCTGTGAACGGAGATATTCAAAAGCTTGGATCTGAAACATTCTTATGCACCCCTGATAATGTAGATGTATCCGGTACAATATCTGAAACATATGTGGAGGAAGATGAATTTGAAAAAGGATGGTAG
- a CDS encoding aspartate carbamoyltransferase catalytic subunit, with protein MRHFISVNQLTVEEIMNLFETADWYRYTGLELKQQLFAANLFFEPSTRTKSSFIIAQRRLGMEVLDFHTETSSVKKGESLYDTAKTFESMGANLLVVRHQSDSWFENLKGNISIPMINAGAGTAEHPTQCLLDLMTIYQEYRTFKDLKIVIAGDIKHSRVAQSNAYALKALGARVFFSAAPGFEAYQLDFPYISMDEAVNMCDAIMLLRIQHERHNQGSASMTDYLKNYGLTKDREKRMKQHAIILHPAPINRGVEIDSDLVECERSRIFKQMENGVYIRMAIITNILQEWGIMNENSIEKCETAISS; from the coding sequence ATGCGACATTTTATATCGGTTAATCAATTAACTGTAGAGGAAATAATGAACCTTTTTGAAACAGCAGACTGGTACCGTTATACAGGTCTTGAATTGAAGCAGCAGCTATTTGCAGCAAACTTATTTTTCGAACCAAGTACAAGAACGAAATCAAGTTTCATCATAGCCCAGAGAAGGCTTGGAATGGAAGTCCTGGATTTTCATACAGAAACCTCTAGTGTAAAAAAAGGAGAATCCTTGTACGATACTGCAAAGACCTTTGAATCTATGGGTGCAAATTTATTAGTTGTTCGTCATCAATCGGATTCTTGGTTTGAGAATCTAAAGGGAAATATTTCCATACCAATGATCAATGCAGGGGCAGGGACAGCAGAGCATCCTACTCAATGTTTACTCGATCTGATGACGATTTATCAAGAATATCGTACGTTCAAAGATTTGAAGATTGTTATCGCAGGAGATATAAAACATAGCCGTGTAGCCCAATCAAATGCCTATGCGTTAAAAGCTTTAGGAGCAAGGGTATTTTTTAGTGCAGCTCCTGGCTTTGAAGCCTATCAGTTGGATTTTCCATATATCTCCATGGACGAGGCCGTGAATATGTGTGATGCGATCATGCTCCTGCGCATTCAACATGAACGACATAATCAGGGTTCAGCCTCAATGACTGATTATCTGAAAAATTACGGTTTAACCAAAGATCGGGAAAAACGAATGAAACAACATGCTATTATACTTCATCCTGCTCCAATCAACAGGGGTGTAGAAATAGATTCCGATTTAGTAGAGTGTGAGCGATCACGGATATTTAAGCAAATGGAAAATGGTGTTTATATAAGAATGGCGATTATCACAAACATATTGCAGGAATGGGGGATTATGAATGAAAACAGTATTGAAAAATGCGAAACGGCTATTAGCAGCTGA
- the ileS gene encoding isoleucine--tRNA ligase, with the protein MDYKDTLLMPKTSFPMRGNLPNKEPKRQEHWDEENLYEKVQERTKGRPLFNLHDGPPYANGDLHIGHALNKILKDFITRYKSMTGYYAPYIPGWDTHGLPIETALTKNKKIKRKEMSIVAFRQLCAEYALDQLDNQRKQFKSLGVRGDWDNPYVTLTKDYEAAQIKVFGEMAKKGYIYKGLKPVYWSPSSESALAEAEIEYHDKRSPSIYVAFDVIDGKGLFDGGEKFIIWTTTPWTIPANLGISLHPDLEYVVVEVNKEKYIIARSLLESVSEELEWENPQVIKSFKGEEADKIVAKHPFYDRDSLIMLGEHVTTDAGTGCVHTAPGHGEDDFVVARSYGIDALSPVDDRGVFTNEAPGFEGQFYDKANKSITEKLEEVGALLKLSFITHSYPHDWRTKKPTIFRATSQWFASIKDFRQDILDEISRINWYPSWGETRLHNMVRDREDWCISRQRTWGVPIPVFYGEDNTPIINDETIEHVSNLFSEHGSNVWFEWGAADLLPEGFTSEHSPNGKFTKETDIMDVWFDSGSSHEAVLVGRPYHRRPADVYLEGSDQYRGWFNSSISTSVAVTGKAPFENIISHGFVLDGNGRKMSKSLGNVMVPSKVQKQLGSDILRLWVSSVDYQGDVRISQEILKQTSEAYRKIRNTIRFMLANLSDFDPKTDQVPETEMEEADRYMIHRLQQVLGNVRQSYEQFEYSPIFHQIHNFCAVDLSSFYLDFAKDILYVEAKDNKRRLSIQTGYYEILTTLVKLLTPIIPHTTDEVWEYIPGVEEESVQLTDIPEPREISGMAELEPKWDHFMHIRDDVLKALEEARNEKVIGKSLEAKVTLVPKDNQTKEVLQSFDHLHQFLIVSEARVRDSSPDAKEYQYVDVSVEQHPGEKCERCWVASETVGEDAEHPGLCSRCASVVKEHYTL; encoded by the coding sequence ATGGATTATAAAGATACATTGTTAATGCCAAAAACGTCATTTCCAATGCGTGGTAATTTGCCGAATAAGGAACCAAAAAGGCAAGAACACTGGGATGAGGAAAATTTATATGAAAAAGTACAGGAAAGAACGAAAGGAAGACCGTTGTTTAATTTACATGATGGCCCACCGTATGCCAATGGTGACTTGCATATTGGCCATGCATTAAATAAAATTCTAAAGGATTTTATTACAAGGTATAAATCAATGACTGGCTACTATGCACCATATATTCCGGGATGGGATACCCATGGACTGCCCATTGAAACTGCATTGACAAAAAACAAAAAAATTAAGCGTAAAGAAATGAGTATTGTAGCGTTTAGACAGTTATGCGCTGAGTATGCATTGGATCAATTGGACAATCAGCGCAAACAGTTTAAATCATTGGGTGTTCGTGGTGATTGGGATAACCCATATGTAACCTTAACAAAGGATTATGAGGCCGCCCAAATTAAAGTATTTGGAGAAATGGCCAAAAAAGGCTATATCTATAAAGGCTTAAAGCCAGTTTATTGGTCGCCATCATCTGAATCTGCTTTAGCTGAGGCAGAAATAGAATATCATGATAAACGCTCCCCTTCCATTTATGTTGCATTTGATGTTATAGACGGGAAAGGATTATTTGATGGCGGGGAGAAATTTATTATTTGGACGACAACTCCATGGACGATTCCGGCTAATCTTGGGATCAGTTTACATCCTGATTTGGAATATGTGGTTGTAGAGGTGAACAAGGAAAAATATATTATCGCACGTTCTCTGCTTGAATCTGTTTCTGAAGAGCTGGAATGGGAAAACCCACAAGTGATCAAATCATTTAAAGGAGAAGAAGCAGATAAGATTGTTGCAAAACATCCATTTTACGACCGTGATTCACTCATCATGCTGGGCGAGCATGTAACAACAGATGCAGGTACTGGTTGTGTGCATACAGCCCCAGGTCATGGGGAAGACGACTTCGTTGTAGCTCGAAGTTATGGTATTGATGCATTATCTCCTGTTGATGACAGGGGAGTTTTTACAAATGAAGCACCTGGATTTGAAGGACAATTTTATGACAAAGCGAACAAGTCTATTACAGAAAAACTGGAAGAAGTAGGGGCGTTACTAAAGCTTTCGTTTATTACGCACTCCTACCCACATGATTGGCGGACGAAGAAACCGACGATTTTCCGTGCAACATCACAATGGTTTGCATCGATTAAGGATTTTCGTCAGGATATTCTGGATGAAATTAGCCGGATTAATTGGTATCCATCATGGGGGGAGACTCGCCTTCACAACATGGTGCGTGACCGTGAAGACTGGTGTATTTCACGTCAGCGTACATGGGGTGTTCCAATCCCTGTATTTTACGGGGAAGATAATACGCCTATTATCAATGATGAAACGATTGAACATGTATCCAACTTATTTAGTGAGCATGGTTCTAATGTGTGGTTTGAATGGGGAGCAGCAGATTTATTGCCTGAAGGATTTACTTCAGAACATAGTCCAAACGGGAAATTCACGAAAGAAACGGATATTATGGATGTATGGTTTGATTCAGGATCATCCCACGAAGCTGTCCTGGTAGGTCGCCCGTATCATAGACGCCCTGCAGATGTTTATTTAGAAGGTAGTGATCAATATCGTGGCTGGTTCAATTCCTCGATATCTACGTCTGTTGCAGTTACAGGTAAAGCACCATTTGAAAATATCATTAGTCATGGTTTTGTATTAGATGGTAATGGAAGAAAAATGAGTAAATCTTTAGGAAATGTGATGGTACCATCTAAAGTTCAAAAGCAGTTAGGTTCAGATATTTTACGCCTATGGGTTTCCTCCGTTGATTATCAGGGAGATGTGCGTATTTCGCAGGAAATCCTGAAACAGACATCCGAAGCGTACCGTAAAATTAGAAACACAATTCGCTTTATGCTTGCAAATTTATCCGATTTTGATCCGAAAACCGATCAAGTACCAGAAACGGAAATGGAAGAAGCGGATCGATATATGATTCATCGTCTGCAGCAGGTGTTAGGTAATGTACGCCAAAGCTATGAGCAGTTTGAGTATTCGCCGATTTTCCATCAAATTCACAATTTCTGTGCGGTTGATTTAAGCTCATTCTACTTGGATTTTGCGAAAGATATATTATACGTCGAGGCAAAGGATAATAAGCGCCGCCTGAGTATTCAAACAGGGTATTATGAAATTTTAACGACACTGGTTAAATTGTTGACACCCATTATCCCGCATACGACTGATGAAGTATGGGAATATATTCCTGGTGTAGAAGAAGAGAGTGTGCAGCTAACCGATATCCCTGAGCCAAGGGAAATTTCTGGTATGGCTGAACTGGAACCTAAATGGGATCACTTCATGCATATTCGTGATGATGTATTAAAAGCATTGGAAGAAGCAAGAAATGAAAAAGTAATCGGGAAATCATTAGAAGCAAAAGTAACACTCGTTCCAAAAGATAACCAAACAAAAGAGGTATTACAATCGTTTGATCATCTGCATCAATTTTTAATTGTATCGGAAGCCCGCGTCCGTGATAGCAGTCCAGATGCAAAAGAATATCAGTATGTTGATGTTTCCGTTGAGCAACATCCTGGAGAAAAATGTGAGCGTTGCTGGGTAGCATCTGAAACTGTAGGAGAAGATGCGGAACATCCTGGTCTATGCAGCCGTTGTGCGAGTGTTGTAAAAGAACATTACACTTTATAA
- the lspA gene encoding signal peptidase II — protein MYVYYIIALVIIAIDQVTKWIVVRTMELGEQITIIENFFYLTSHRNSGAAWGILEGQMLFFYIVTVIVVIGIIYYMQTYAKESRSLAIGLSFVLGGAIGNFIDRLFHQEVVDFFDFIIFGYNFPIFNIADSALTVGVILIIIATIIDETKTKKGKAKK, from the coding sequence ATGTATGTGTATTATATTATTGCACTAGTCATTATTGCCATTGACCAGGTGACGAAATGGATTGTTGTTCGAACAATGGAGCTTGGTGAGCAAATTACAATTATTGAAAACTTCTTCTATCTTACATCACACCGTAATAGTGGTGCTGCATGGGGAATCCTAGAGGGACAGATGCTGTTTTTCTATATTGTAACTGTTATTGTTGTTATAGGGATTATTTATTACATGCAAACATATGCCAAAGAAAGTAGAAGTTTAGCAATTGGTTTAAGTTTCGTTCTGGGTGGTGCAATTGGTAACTTTATTGATCGCCTTTTTCATCAGGAAGTCGTTGATTTCTTTGATTTTATAATCTTTGGTTATAATTTTCCTATTTTTAATATAGCTGACTCTGCTTTAACGGTTGGGGTTATATTAATTATTATTGCAACAATAATCGATGAAACGAAAACGAAGAAAGGAAAAGCAAAAAAATGA
- a CDS encoding solute carrier family 23 protein codes for MTQKKMAMGVNEVPKSGQWLLLSIQHLFAMFGSTILVPFLTDLSPAVALISSGAGTLAYLVITKGRIPAYLGSSFAFIAPIIGASAAAGPAGAMIGSFLAGIVYGMVALLIAFLGTNWLMRILPPIVVGPVIIVIGLGLAPTAIDMAMFDNEVYSGTFVTVALFTLTITIIANIFFKGFFGLIPILIGIISGYLFALVQGIVDTAPIQAEWNAMISSGSIGEFFAAFFQMPEFIIPFVDYAPLDIINLQIVAIMVPVALVTIAEHIGDQMVLSKVAGRNFLKNPGLHRSILGDGVATVIASFIGGPPNTTYGENIGVLSITKVFSVFVIGGAAVLAILFGFIGIITATISSIPTAVMGGVSILLFGIIASNGLRMLIDNQIDFGHNRNLIIASVILVIGVGGAYIEVYDGLEIAGMALSAIIGVILNLILPGKETGYGNGALFETEIPDDQKHAS; via the coding sequence ATGACACAGAAAAAGATGGCGATGGGTGTAAACGAAGTACCAAAATCCGGACAATGGCTGCTACTCAGCATCCAGCATTTATTTGCAATGTTTGGCTCTACGATATTAGTTCCGTTTCTTACGGATTTATCCCCTGCGGTTGCACTCATATCAAGTGGGGCTGGTACATTGGCGTATTTAGTAATTACAAAGGGGAGAATTCCGGCATATTTGGGATCCAGTTTCGCATTTATAGCTCCAATTATTGGTGCAAGTGCTGCGGCAGGCCCTGCTGGTGCAATGATTGGTAGTTTCCTGGCAGGTATTGTATATGGCATGGTCGCCTTACTTATTGCATTCCTTGGTACAAACTGGCTCATGCGGATACTTCCTCCGATTGTAGTCGGTCCAGTCATTATTGTAATTGGATTGGGTTTAGCCCCCACCGCTATCGATATGGCAATGTTTGATAATGAAGTTTATAGTGGAACCTTTGTAACCGTAGCATTATTCACGCTGACTATTACGATTATCGCTAACATATTTTTTAAAGGTTTTTTCGGACTTATTCCAATATTAATCGGTATTATAAGTGGTTATTTATTTGCTCTAGTGCAAGGCATTGTTGATACTGCACCAATTCAAGCAGAATGGAATGCAATGATTTCATCTGGATCGATCGGAGAATTTTTTGCCGCGTTTTTCCAAATGCCAGAATTTATCATCCCATTTGTTGACTATGCTCCGTTAGATATTATTAATCTGCAAATCGTTGCTATTATGGTTCCTGTTGCGCTTGTGACCATTGCTGAACATATAGGAGATCAGATGGTTTTATCAAAAGTTGCAGGCCGAAACTTCTTAAAAAACCCCGGACTGCATCGTTCTATATTAGGCGACGGGGTTGCGACAGTGATTGCCTCTTTTATCGGAGGTCCACCAAACACAACCTATGGTGAAAATATTGGTGTCTTATCCATTACAAAAGTGTTCAGTGTGTTTGTTATCGGAGGAGCAGCGGTTCTCGCAATATTGTTTGGATTTATTGGAATTATTACAGCGACGATTAGTTCCATTCCAACTGCCGTTATGGGAGGTGTATCCATTCTATTATTTGGAATAATTGCCTCGAACGGATTACGAATGCTGATTGATAACCAAATAGATTTTGGACACAATCGCAATTTAATTATCGCCTCTGTCATATTGGTTATTGGAGTTGGAGGAGCTTATATTGAAGTATATGACGGGCTAGAAATTGCCGGGATGGCTTTATCCGCAATCATTGGTGTTATCCTAAATCTCATCTTACCTGGTAAGGAAACTGGATATGGTAATGGCGCATTGTTTGAAACTGAAATCCCTGATGATCAAAAGCATGCATCATAA
- a CDS encoding YlmH family RNA-binding protein, which yields MDIYQHFRKEEQPFIDKVLSWIEQVERTYQMKITDFLDPREQQIMNLLIGDNSDVSIYQHGGGQYAERRRAVILPPYEEISDEVFQLTLVEAYYQDKFISLEHRDVMGAFLSLGIKRKKLGDIVVEGGVIQIIMADEIAPFVLANLTAIKKAKIRLEEKPLTALMEKKTEWDETDNTVSSLRLDTVLKEIYNISRKDAGQFIKKLQVKVNFKVVDDGKFGLQEGDLISVRGKGRSKLVSINGQTKKDKWKITTAILK from the coding sequence ATGGATATATATCAACATTTTCGAAAAGAAGAGCAGCCATTCATTGACAAAGTATTATCTTGGATAGAACAGGTTGAAAGAACGTATCAGATGAAGATAACGGATTTCCTTGATCCAAGAGAACAGCAAATTATGAATTTATTAATTGGGGATAATAGTGATGTCAGCATCTACCAGCATGGCGGCGGCCAGTATGCTGAACGAAGGCGTGCTGTAATACTACCCCCATATGAAGAGATATCTGACGAAGTTTTTCAGCTTACGTTAGTAGAGGCATATTATCAAGATAAATTTATATCACTGGAACATCGTGACGTGATGGGAGCATTTTTATCGCTTGGAATAAAACGAAAAAAGCTTGGTGATATAGTAGTTGAGGGCGGAGTCATTCAAATTATAATGGCAGATGAAATTGCACCTTTTGTATTAGCTAACCTAACTGCCATTAAGAAAGCGAAAATAAGGCTAGAGGAAAAACCTCTCACCGCATTAATGGAAAAGAAAACGGAGTGGGATGAAACAGATAACACAGTCTCCTCATTGCGGTTAGATACTGTGTTAAAAGAGATTTATAATATCTCTAGAAAAGACGCCGGGCAATTTATTAAAAAACTTCAGGTGAAAGTAAATTTTAAAGTAGTTGACGATGGAAAGTTTGGTTTACAGGAAGGCGATTTAATTTCAGTACGTGGAAAAGGAAGAAGTAAACTCGTATCCATAAATGGACAAACAAAGAAGGACAAGTGGAAAATAACCACGGCAATATTAAAATAA
- a CDS encoding RluA family pseudouridine synthase — protein sequence MTSFHHIVTEAQANQRIDKLLTILNPEISRSQVQSWITKDHVTVNGEQVKANYKCQTGDAIEWSYPEVEPLDIIAENIPLSIVYEDSDLLVVNKPKGMVVHPSAGHPYGTLVNALLHHCDDLSGINGVQRPGIVHRIDKDTSGLLVVAKNDQAHSHLSEQLSTKEVKRVYVALVHGEIPHETGMIDAPIGRDPKDRQRMGIVDNGRPAVTHFKVIKSYPDYTHVECQLETGRTHQIRVHMKYIGYPLVGDPKYGRRKTMDTNGQVLHAGLLGFTHPTTNKWMEFEAKPPAYFEEILANIEKLY from the coding sequence ATGACCTCATTCCATCATATTGTTACAGAAGCGCAGGCAAACCAACGAATTGATAAATTACTTACTATATTAAATCCGGAGATATCTCGTTCGCAGGTGCAATCATGGATCACAAAAGACCACGTAACTGTTAACGGCGAGCAAGTAAAAGCGAATTATAAGTGTCAGACAGGTGATGCTATTGAGTGGTCATATCCAGAAGTGGAGCCCCTGGATATCATAGCAGAGAACATTCCATTATCCATTGTTTATGAGGATAGCGATTTATTAGTTGTTAATAAACCAAAAGGAATGGTTGTCCATCCATCAGCAGGTCATCCATACGGTACACTTGTTAATGCCCTTCTCCATCACTGTGATGATCTATCCGGTATAAATGGAGTCCAGCGTCCTGGTATTGTCCATCGGATTGATAAGGATACGAGTGGTTTATTAGTCGTTGCAAAAAATGACCAAGCACATTCTCATTTATCTGAACAGCTGTCAACAAAAGAAGTTAAACGAGTATATGTAGCACTTGTTCATGGAGAAATTCCACATGAAACGGGAATGATCGATGCACCAATCGGAAGGGATCCAAAAGATCGCCAGCGTATGGGGATTGTCGATAACGGCAGGCCTGCCGTGACACATTTTAAAGTGATAAAAAGCTATCCTGATTATACACATGTAGAATGTCAGTTGGAGACAGGAAGAACCCATCAGATCCGTGTACATATGAAATATATCGGTTATCCATTGGTCGGTGATCCTAAATATGGCCGCAGAAAAACAATGGATACAAACGGCCAGGTATTACATGCAGGTCTGCTTGGTTTTACGCATCCAACGACAAATAAGTGGATGGAATTTGAAGCAAAGCCCCCTGCCTATTTTGAAGAAATTTTGGCGAATATAGAAAAATTGTATTGA
- the pyrR gene encoding bifunctional pyr operon transcriptional regulator/uracil phosphoribosyltransferase PyrR: protein MQKKTEILDQPAINRALTRIAHEIVEKNKGGENLLLVGVKTRGVPLSKRLQEKIKQIEDLSVPIGELDITLYRDDLEIANNSYDPQLKSTNIDVDLTGKKVILIDDVLYTGRTIRAAMDAVMDSGRPSQIQLGVLVDRGHRELPIRADYVGKNIPTSEKEIIVVQLVETDEIDQVSIYEK, encoded by the coding sequence TTGCAAAAGAAAACAGAAATATTGGATCAGCCAGCAATTAATCGAGCATTAACCCGAATTGCGCATGAAATCGTTGAAAAAAATAAAGGAGGAGAAAACCTACTCCTAGTTGGTGTGAAAACAAGAGGAGTACCGTTAAGTAAAAGATTACAGGAAAAAATAAAACAAATTGAAGATCTAAGTGTTCCAATAGGGGAATTGGATATAACGTTATACAGAGATGATTTGGAAATAGCGAACAATAGCTATGATCCGCAATTAAAATCTACTAATATTGATGTGGATTTAACAGGGAAAAAAGTGATTCTCATTGATGATGTACTTTATACCGGCAGAACAATACGAGCAGCAATGGATGCGGTGATGGACAGTGGGAGGCCATCACAGATTCAACTAGGTGTCCTCGTTGATAGAGGTCACAGAGAATTACCGATACGAGCAGATTATGTTGGTAAAAATATTCCAACATCTGAAAAAGAAATTATCGTGGTTCAATTAGTGGAAACAGATGAGATCGATCAGGTATCCATCTATGAAAAATAA
- a CDS encoding DivIVA domain-containing protein, with amino-acid sequence MPLTPLDIHNKEFTRSFRGYDEDEVNEFLDQVIKDYEAVIREKKDFKEKVDQLEEKLGHFTNIEETLNKSILVAQETAEEVKGSATKESKLIIKEAEKNADRIINEALSKSRRISMDVEELKKQAKVFRTRLKMLVEAQLDMIDTNDWEDLFDEELGEDLELAENKS; translated from the coding sequence GTGCCATTAACACCATTAGATATTCATAATAAAGAGTTTACCAGAAGTTTTCGTGGGTATGATGAAGATGAAGTGAATGAATTCCTAGACCAAGTAATCAAAGATTATGAAGCAGTAATCAGAGAAAAGAAAGACTTTAAGGAAAAAGTGGATCAATTGGAAGAAAAGCTTGGACACTTTACCAATATTGAAGAAACGTTAAACAAATCCATTTTAGTTGCTCAAGAGACTGCTGAAGAAGTAAAAGGCAGTGCGACAAAAGAGTCTAAATTAATTATAAAAGAAGCAGAAAAGAATGCCGATCGAATCATAAATGAAGCATTAAGCAAATCACGTCGTATATCTATGGATGTGGAAGAGTTAAAGAAACAGGCAAAGGTATTTCGGACACGTTTGAAAATGCTTGTTGAAGCTCAGCTGGATATGATTGACACAAACGATTGGGAAGATTTATTTGACGAGGAATTGGGTGAAGATCTTGAGCTGGCAGAAAATAAGTCATAG
- a CDS encoding YggT family protein: protein MIQLLNLLDTALTIYSFGLIIYIFMSWFPGARESSFGVFLAKICEPYLEIFRRFIPPLGMIDLSPLVAIFVIHFARMGLYELFNMLFF, encoded by the coding sequence ATGATCCAGTTACTTAATTTATTAGATACAGCTTTAACGATTTACAGTTTTGGCTTAATTATTTACATTTTTATGTCATGGTTTCCAGGGGCCCGGGAATCATCTTTTGGTGTTTTTTTAGCAAAGATATGTGAGCCATACCTGGAAATATTCCGCCGATTTATTCCACCATTAGGCATGATTGATTTATCCCCGCTTGTAGCTATTTTTGTGATCCATTTTGCGAGAATGGGGCTATATGAACTGTTTAACATGTTGTTCTTCTAA
- a CDS encoding YggS family pyridoxal phosphate-dependent enzyme, which produces MDVATNLRIIQNNIRQACEKSNRIPDEITVIGVTKYVTIERTKEAITTGIKNLGENRLEGFLEKYNHIGSEVKWHFIGTLQSRKVKDVIDKVDAIHSLDRLSLAKEIDKRASKKIDCFIQVNVSGEESKHGLQPEGVISFIKDIQKYKHIRVVGLMTMAPHLEDKERLRGIFKRLAAIRDAVKLENLSNAPCEFLSMGMSNDYEIAIEEGATHIRIGSNLVG; this is translated from the coding sequence ATGGATGTAGCAACAAATCTAAGAATTATTCAAAATAATATAAGACAAGCTTGTGAAAAAAGTAATCGAATTCCTGATGAAATAACAGTTATAGGTGTTACGAAATATGTTACAATAGAACGAACAAAAGAAGCAATTACCACTGGAATTAAAAACCTTGGCGAAAATCGTTTGGAAGGATTTCTGGAAAAATACAATCATATTGGTAGCGAAGTGAAATGGCATTTTATTGGTACCCTGCAATCAAGAAAAGTTAAAGATGTAATCGACAAGGTAGATGCTATTCATTCGTTGGATCGCCTATCACTTGCTAAGGAAATAGATAAGCGAGCAAGTAAAAAAATCGACTGTTTTATTCAGGTTAATGTGAGTGGAGAAGAATCAAAACATGGCCTGCAACCAGAAGGTGTTATCTCTTTTATAAAGGATATTCAGAAGTATAAGCATATTCGTGTTGTTGGATTGATGACAATGGCACCCCATTTAGAAGATAAAGAACGTTTAAGGGGGATTTTTAAAAGACTAGCAGCCATAAGAGATGCAGTTAAACTGGAAAATTTGTCCAATGCGCCTTGTGAATTTCTATCTATGGGAATGAGTAATGATTATGAAATTGCTATTGAGGAGGGTGCTACACATATACGGATCGGTTCAAATCTAGTAGGATAA
- a CDS encoding DMT family transporter: MKGMFQNKWSVIAIAVFCSVLWGSAFPVLKVSYEELQMAPDDVIAKIVFAGMRFLLAGLIVLAFLLFMSPRSILVTRKQFVVLIILGVVQTTLQYFFFYNGLAKVSGMQGAILSSSGTFFTVLLAHYFYKNDRMNWKKAFGLIAGFSGIIVANWGQELQPSFHWDGEGFMILAGLTSAIATIMAKEMATGIHPFAITGWQLSLGAGILLIIGLPQLSTGAMLWTPLGWGLFIYSALLSAVAFALWYSMLKYNNAGELSMYKFIVPVSGSLLSAIFIPGERLNFFILAAIALVAVGIIVVNYRGRRTRKQI; the protein is encoded by the coding sequence ATGAAAGGTATGTTTCAAAATAAATGGTCGGTTATTGCGATTGCAGTATTTTGCTCAGTGCTTTGGGGAAGTGCGTTTCCAGTTCTTAAAGTAAGTTATGAGGAACTGCAAATGGCACCGGATGATGTGATCGCGAAGATTGTGTTTGCGGGTATGCGCTTTTTACTTGCGGGTCTAATTGTTTTAGCATTTTTATTATTTATGAGCCCAAGAAGTATTTTGGTAACACGTAAACAGTTTGTGGTGCTGATTATTTTGGGTGTTGTGCAAACAACACTACAGTATTTCTTCTTCTACAATGGTTTAGCAAAAGTCTCCGGGATGCAAGGTGCAATTCTGTCATCGAGCGGGACATTCTTCACGGTGCTTCTGGCACATTACTTTTATAAAAATGATCGGATGAACTGGAAAAAGGCATTTGGTTTGATTGCTGGTTTTTCAGGTATTATTGTTGCCAATTGGGGACAGGAGCTTCAGCCCAGTTTTCACTGGGACGGGGAAGGATTTATGATCCTTGCTGGTTTAACAAGTGCGATTGCGACGATTATGGCAAAGGAAATGGCGACTGGTATTCACCCGTTTGCTATCACAGGCTGGCAGTTGAGCTTGGGAGCAGGGATTCTGCTAATCATAGGTTTGCCTCAATTAAGTACAGGTGCGATGTTATGGACGCCGCTTGGATGGGGGTTATTTATCTATTCAGCACTACTTTCGGCAGTTGCATTCGCCTTATGGTATTCGATGTTGAAATATAATAACGCTGGTGAACTAAGTATGTACAAGTTTATTGTTCCAGTGTCCGGTTCGTTATTATCCGCTATATTTATTCCCGGCGAGCGATTGAATTTCTTTATTTTAGCTGCGATAGCATTGGTTGCTGTTGGAATTATTGTAGTGAATTACCGCGGTCGGCGCACGAGGAAACAGATATGA